One stretch of Petrotoga miotherma DSM 10691 DNA includes these proteins:
- a CDS encoding glycosyltransferase family 2 protein: MFLPSVSVILVCRNEEKTIEHALNSLINQTRKPDEIIVVDGQSTDRTVSIIEKFAEKINNIKIITNVKKYTPYGLNLGIKNSKGNFVFIAGSHTEFDKKYVEYSVEFLMKHPEASAVGGVSLATPVNAKSCLQKSMAFSYSSPFGTAARHRYQVKEPLEVDTVAYACYRRKVFDTVGYFNERLLRNQDIEFNYRMRKKGLKIFLLPITNNYYVPHGLGDFIKKNFSNGFWNYITLKISPHGISFRHFIPLIFVVYLICLFLVLVLSKNTVFNIILAIPFFIYLLLDTLFSLKYAIKEKNVLLLFCSLFMFLLLHISYGLGTFWSIIKSILFTKGEKV, encoded by the coding sequence ATCTTTTTACCCTCAGTATCAGTAATATTAGTTTGCAGAAATGAAGAAAAAACGATCGAGCATGCGTTAAATTCTTTAATCAATCAGACAAGAAAGCCGGATGAAATAATTGTCGTTGATGGTCAATCGACAGATAGAACTGTTAGTATAATAGAGAAATTTGCTGAAAAAATTAATAATATAAAAATCATTACGAATGTAAAAAAATATACCCCTTACGGTTTAAATTTAGGGATCAAGAATAGTAAGGGGAATTTTGTTTTTATAGCAGGTTCCCATACAGAATTCGATAAAAAATATGTGGAATATAGTGTTGAATTTTTGATGAAACATCCAGAAGCGAGTGCAGTTGGAGGGGTGTCTTTGGCTACCCCTGTTAATGCTAAAAGTTGTTTACAAAAATCGATGGCTTTCTCGTATTCTTCCCCCTTTGGTACTGCAGCTAGGCATAGGTATCAAGTGAAAGAACCATTAGAAGTTGATACTGTTGCATATGCATGTTATAGAAGAAAAGTTTTTGATACAGTAGGATATTTTAATGAAAGACTTTTAAGAAATCAAGATATCGAATTTAATTATAGGATGAGGAAAAAGGGTTTAAAAATCTTTTTATTACCAATAACAAATAATTATTATGTTCCACATGGGTTGGGGGATTTTATAAAAAAGAATTTTTCAAATGGTTTTTGGAATTATATAACTCTTAAAATATCTCCTCATGGGATTTCCTTTAGACATTTCATTCCTCTTATTTTCGTAGTTTATCTTATTTGCTTATTCTTAGTTCTAGTTCTGTCAAAAAATACTGTTTTTAATATTATTTTAGCGATTCCGTTTTTCATATATTTGTTATTAGACACATTATTTTCATTAAAGTATGCTATAAAAGAGAAAAATGTCTTATTGTTATTTTGTAGTTTGTTTATGTTTTTGCTTTTGCATATTTCATATGGTTTAGGGACATTTTGGAGTATAATTAAATCAATCCTCTTTACCAAAGGTGAGAAAGTATAA
- a CDS encoding aldo/keto reductase — protein sequence MEKKILGKTGFEVSLLGLGGFHMLEISKDDVSKLMDIYIMSGGNYVETAAEYGDGESEKKISYALKDRRNQVILASKCHARDKKNAQHFVERTLKNLNTDHLDILFLHHVTTQEDVEALLKKDSALDYLFQAKKEGIIRAIGVSFHGLGNYALKLIKTVDLDVLMTGFNYLDIFNFPSTYQEVIPFARSKNMGIVGMKAFADGYLYRSTYDALKYALTQDLDVMVVGANSEDMLRKDIHVAENFKPLPKKSIENLYYRAPELGNYVCRQCGKCLPCPEDIEIMKVFEYEGWYDRQMRDYQPHEAPDYALRERLAFWFGNQNEAKMAYSKLNKTFKDCTACGICEERCPYDIPIIRKMKLVDYKLGKGEIF from the coding sequence ATGGAGAAAAAAATCCTTGGAAAAACTGGGTTTGAGGTTTCTCTTTTGGGATTAGGCGGGTTTCATATGTTGGAAATTTCAAAGGATGATGTTTCAAAATTAATGGATATTTATATAATGTCAGGCGGTAATTACGTTGAAACTGCTGCTGAATACGGAGATGGTGAATCTGAAAAGAAAATTTCATATGCCTTGAAAGACAGAAGAAATCAAGTAATTCTTGCTAGCAAATGCCATGCTCGAGATAAGAAAAATGCTCAACACTTCGTAGAAAGAACCTTAAAGAACCTGAATACTGATCATTTAGATATTTTGTTTCTCCACCATGTTACCACTCAGGAAGATGTTGAAGCCTTATTGAAAAAAGATTCGGCCTTAGATTATCTATTTCAAGCTAAAAAAGAGGGTATTATAAGAGCTATTGGTGTATCTTTCCATGGTTTGGGGAATTATGCACTTAAACTGATAAAAACAGTAGACTTAGATGTTCTAATGACAGGTTTTAACTACTTAGATATCTTCAATTTTCCGAGTACTTATCAAGAAGTCATTCCTTTTGCAAGATCAAAGAACATGGGAATTGTTGGTATGAAGGCTTTTGCAGATGGTTATCTTTACAGGTCTACTTACGATGCATTAAAATATGCTTTAACTCAAGATTTAGATGTAATGGTCGTAGGAGCAAACTCCGAAGACATGTTAAGAAAAGATATTCATGTAGCTGAAAACTTTAAACCTTTACCAAAAAAATCTATAGAAAATCTGTATTATCGTGCCCCAGAACTTGGAAATTATGTCTGTAGACAATGTGGAAAATGCTTGCCTTGTCCAGAAGATATAGAAATTATGAAAGTGTTTGAGTACGAGGGATGGTACGATAGACAAATGAGGGATTATCAACCCCATGAAGCTCCAGATTATGCACTCAGAGAAAGATTGGCGTTCTGGTTTGGAAACCAAAACGAAGCTAAAATGGCTTATTCCAAACTCAATAAGACCTTCAAAGATTGTACAGCATGTGGGATATGTGAAGAAAGATGTCCTTACGATATACCAATAATAAGAAAAATGAAATTGGTAGACTACAAGCTTGGAAAAGGAGAAATATTTTAA
- a CDS encoding glycosyltransferase family 4 protein encodes MLAIKFISSFVLSVILVPIMIRIAKKYNIVDRPDNRLKVHKAPIPYLGGVAIFLSILPFYYHDIGFIIPASILTFIGLYDDIKSVSPYVRLFAEFIVVSMAIYFVGGIIQPFQFFILVLTGMALVNGVNMVDGMDGVCAGTAIVSLLFFSLISKNYELLIFAFAIFGFLLYNLPPAKIFLGDAGSYLLGFVLFYSFSFLSGRSGRGGYFISLIITGFYFTDLAYAVIRRLLSKKSPFLGDKEHIYDKIRKKYKIKPLFVALVTYIISVVFGMIGLITWDFQIIGVIIVLVLFIFIGYHFKLYKYD; translated from the coding sequence TTGTTAGCTATAAAATTTATAAGCTCTTTTGTCTTATCGGTTATTTTAGTTCCCATTATGATAAGAATTGCAAAAAAATACAATATCGTTGATAGGCCTGACAATAGATTGAAAGTTCATAAGGCTCCCATTCCTTATTTGGGTGGTGTTGCTATATTTCTTTCAATCTTACCCTTTTATTACCATGATATCGGTTTTATAATTCCAGCCAGTATTTTAACTTTTATTGGGCTTTACGATGATATTAAGAGCGTTTCTCCTTATGTTAGATTATTTGCCGAGTTTATTGTTGTCTCAATGGCAATATATTTTGTCGGAGGAATTATTCAACCTTTTCAGTTTTTTATTTTGGTATTAACTGGGATGGCTTTAGTTAACGGAGTAAATATGGTTGATGGAATGGACGGAGTCTGTGCTGGAACGGCAATAGTGAGTTTGTTATTCTTTTCTTTGATATCCAAAAATTACGAACTGTTGATCTTTGCTTTTGCTATTTTTGGATTTCTATTATACAATTTGCCACCAGCCAAAATCTTTCTTGGTGATGCGGGTTCTTATCTTTTGGGTTTTGTTTTGTTTTATTCCTTTTCCTTTCTATCCGGAAGGTCTGGTAGAGGGGGTTATTTCATTTCGTTAATTATCACTGGGTTTTATTTTACTGATTTGGCTTATGCTGTGATAAGACGTTTACTTAGCAAAAAATCTCCTTTTTTAGGGGATAAAGAACATATTTATGATAAAATTCGAAAAAAATATAAAATAAAACCATTGTTTGTGGCATTAGTTACATATATTATTTCCGTGGTTTTTGGTATGATAGGATTAATTACTTGGGATTTTCAAATAATTGGTGTTATAATTGTATTGGTATTATTTATATTTATAGGTTATCATTTTAAATTGTACAAATATGACTGA
- a CDS encoding sodium ion-translocating decarboxylase subunit beta has translation MLSEGILNFFSSTGFINLSWPQLFMIVLGLVIIYFAISKHAEPLLLIPLGFGMVIANIPPELTGILMPPQNGQPGGLLWYIKLGLDTGIYPPLIFLGIGALTDFSYLIANPKLILLGGAAQVGIFISFLLASFLGFDLHSAAAIGIIGGADGPTSIYIASKFSPDLLPVIAVAAYSYISLIPVLQPFVSKLFTSKRERKIRMRRLREVSKKERIIFPLITTVVVTLMVPQALPLVGMLMLGNLLKESGVTGRLAEAASRYVLDTVTILLMLSVGVSATADIFLSLVTLKIIVLGAIAFIVAMASGIGFAKLMNLFAKEKINPLIGAAGVSAVPDSARVAQHIAQETDPGNFILMHAMGPNVAGVIGSAIAAGLFLSIL, from the coding sequence ATGCTATCGGAAGGCATACTCAACTTTTTTTCAAGTACTGGATTTATAAATCTTTCATGGCCCCAACTTTTTATGATAGTTCTTGGATTGGTTATTATCTATTTTGCAATATCAAAACACGCAGAACCACTTCTTTTAATTCCATTGGGCTTTGGTATGGTTATAGCTAACATTCCCCCAGAATTAACAGGTATTCTTATGCCTCCTCAGAATGGTCAACCAGGTGGATTGTTGTGGTATATAAAATTGGGATTGGATACCGGAATTTATCCACCATTAATTTTTTTAGGTATCGGAGCATTAACTGATTTTTCATATTTGATCGCAAATCCAAAATTGATACTTCTGGGGGGAGCTGCACAGGTCGGGATATTTATTAGTTTTTTACTGGCAAGTTTTTTAGGTTTTGATCTTCATTCTGCTGCTGCAATAGGTATTATTGGAGGTGCTGATGGTCCAACTTCCATATACATAGCTTCTAAATTTTCTCCTGATTTATTACCTGTTATAGCGGTTGCAGCCTATTCTTATATTTCGCTTATCCCAGTACTACAGCCCTTTGTTTCAAAATTATTTACCTCTAAGAGGGAAAGAAAAATAAGAATGAGAAGGTTAAGAGAGGTTTCTAAAAAAGAAAGAATTATTTTTCCCCTAATAACAACTGTTGTAGTTACTTTGATGGTTCCCCAAGCGCTACCTTTAGTAGGAATGCTTATGTTGGGAAACTTATTGAAAGAATCGGGGGTAACCGGTAGATTAGCCGAAGCGGCCTCGCGTTACGTCCTAGACACAGTAACAATACTTTTAATGTTATCAGTAGGTGTTTCTGCTACAGCTGATATATTTTTGTCTTTGGTAACCTTAAAAATCATAGTGTTAGGCGCAATTGCTTTTATAGTTGCGATGGCAAGCGGAATAGGATTCGCAAAATTGATGAATTTGTTCGCGAAAGAGAAAATTAATCCATTGATTGGTGCGGCAGGTGTTTCGGCGGTTCCTGATTCAGCTCGTGTAGCCCAACATATTGCTCAAGAGACTGATCCAGGTAATTTTATTTTAATGCATGCAATGGGGCCAAATGTTGCTGGAGTAATAGGTTCAGCAATAGCTGCTGGTCTATTTTTAAGTATACTATAA
- a CDS encoding 2-oxoacid:acceptor oxidoreductase subunit alpha — MGKMLFLQGNEAVGMAAIKAGCRFFAGYPITPSTEIAEYMSRELPKVGGTFIQMEDELGSAAAIIGASLAGVKSMTATSGPGFSLMQEALGYAIMTEVPCVFVDVMRGGPSTGLPTKPSQGDIMQIRWGTHGDHQIIAIYPSTVEEVYTYTVTAFNYAEKYRTPVILVLDETLAHMRENVYFDYEKENPQIVERLKEIDLGEEELFLPFDLEEQFAVNPLVEMGKTRFHVSGLVHDESGFPIRDPNTISKVIEHLDSKIRLSAEEISIYNEYMLQDADIVVVAYGSVARSALKAVKQARSDKIPVGFFKPITIWPMPTSRLKLIFKNAQSIIVPEMNTGQYAKEMSRLNKLNKHVESLTKTSGELITPDEILEVIMKMWVQITEM, encoded by the coding sequence ATGGGAAAAATGCTCTTTTTACAAGGAAACGAAGCGGTTGGAATGGCTGCTATAAAAGCAGGATGTCGTTTTTTTGCAGGTTATCCGATTACACCATCAACCGAAATAGCCGAATACATGTCTAGAGAATTGCCAAAAGTTGGAGGAACTTTTATACAGATGGAGGACGAGCTCGGAAGTGCAGCTGCTATAATAGGTGCTTCCCTTGCAGGTGTAAAATCCATGACTGCTACTAGTGGTCCCGGATTTTCACTTATGCAAGAGGCTTTAGGATACGCCATTATGACAGAGGTGCCCTGTGTGTTTGTTGATGTTATGAGAGGTGGTCCAAGCACAGGACTTCCTACCAAGCCTTCTCAAGGAGATATAATGCAGATACGGTGGGGAACTCATGGAGATCACCAAATTATTGCGATATATCCTTCTACAGTGGAAGAAGTTTATACATATACTGTCACAGCGTTCAATTATGCAGAAAAATACAGAACACCGGTTATTTTGGTGTTAGATGAAACTTTAGCACATATGAGAGAAAACGTGTATTTCGATTACGAGAAAGAGAATCCACAGATTGTCGAAAGATTAAAGGAAATTGATCTAGGAGAAGAAGAATTATTTTTACCTTTTGATTTAGAGGAACAATTTGCGGTAAATCCATTAGTTGAAATGGGAAAAACAAGATTTCATGTTTCTGGCCTAGTTCATGATGAAAGTGGCTTTCCCATAAGAGATCCAAACACCATATCAAAAGTGATAGAACATTTGGATTCAAAAATTAGATTATCTGCCGAGGAAATTTCTATTTATAACGAATATATGCTACAAGATGCCGATATAGTAGTAGTTGCATATGGGAGCGTTGCTAGGAGTGCCTTGAAGGCGGTTAAACAAGCGAGATCAGATAAAATTCCTGTAGGGTTCTTTAAGCCTATCACTATTTGGCCCATGCCTACCTCAAGACTTAAATTAATATTTAAAAATGCTCAAAGTATAATCGTTCCAGAGATGAATACAGGCCAGTACGCTAAAGAGATGTCACGATTGAATAAATTGAACAAACATGTCGAATCTTTAACGAAAACTAGCGGTGAGTTGATTACACCTGATGAAATATTAGAAGTAATCATGAAAATGTGGGTTCAGATTACGGAGATGTGA
- a CDS encoding 4Fe-4S dicluster domain-containing protein, which translates to MQTTKKQFKVIINYNYCKKCGICSWICPVNAIIEEEFGKPVVPDPEKCTGCLQCERMCPDFAISIKQIGQ; encoded by the coding sequence ATGCAAACCACTAAAAAACAGTTTAAAGTGATAATAAATTATAATTATTGTAAAAAATGTGGTATCTGTTCTTGGATTTGTCCCGTAAATGCTATAATAGAAGAAGAGTTTGGTAAGCCAGTTGTTCCAGATCCAGAAAAATGTACAGGTTGTTTGCAATGTGAACGAATGTGTCCCGATTTCGCGATAAGTATAAAACAAATAGGTCAATAA
- a CDS encoding aldo/keto reductase, whose product MKYRKFGKYDVKLSALGFGCMRLPILNDDPSKIDEERATEMLRYAIDNGLNYVDTAYPYHQGNSEYFVGRALKDGYREKVYLATKNPVWLANKYEDFEKYLDEQLKKLDTEYIDMYLLHSLDKERWDKISHLNVLNFLDEAKRKGKIKFAGFSFHDDFKTFKKIVDSYNWDFCQIQYNYLDTHFQAGIAGLKYAKRKGLAVIIMEPIRGGKLANKLPQEAVEILSNLDKIKSPAYWALRWVWNHPEVTTVLSGMSTMEQVIENLKSADDSDANSLSEIELKTIERVRNIYKSKSKIDCTGCNYCVPCKNGIPIPSIFSIYNEGYIFDNLLEAKERYQSFIKQGIDASICEECGDCEEECPQHIPIRLFLKQVRNELT is encoded by the coding sequence TTGAAATACAGAAAATTTGGTAAGTATGATGTAAAGCTTTCCGCGTTGGGTTTTGGATGTATGAGATTACCCATTTTGAATGACGATCCTTCAAAAATTGATGAAGAAAGGGCCACAGAAATGCTTAGATATGCCATTGATAACGGCCTAAATTATGTTGATACCGCTTATCCTTACCACCAAGGAAATAGTGAATACTTTGTTGGAAGAGCTTTAAAAGATGGCTACAGGGAAAAAGTTTACTTAGCCACTAAAAATCCAGTCTGGTTGGCAAATAAGTACGAAGATTTTGAAAAATATTTAGATGAACAGCTGAAAAAACTTGATACCGAATATATAGATATGTATCTCTTGCACTCTTTGGATAAAGAAAGATGGGATAAGATTTCTCATTTAAACGTTTTGAATTTTCTGGATGAAGCAAAAAGAAAAGGCAAGATAAAGTTCGCCGGATTTTCTTTTCACGACGATTTCAAAACCTTTAAAAAGATCGTTGATTCTTATAACTGGGATTTTTGTCAAATACAATACAATTATCTTGATACACATTTTCAAGCAGGAATCGCCGGATTAAAGTATGCGAAAAGAAAGGGTCTGGCGGTAATTATCATGGAACCAATTAGAGGTGGGAAATTGGCAAACAAATTACCTCAAGAAGCTGTCGAAATCTTGAGTAATTTAGATAAAATCAAATCACCAGCGTACTGGGCGTTAAGATGGGTATGGAACCATCCTGAGGTAACTACTGTTTTGAGTGGAATGTCTACAATGGAACAGGTGATAGAAAATCTCAAATCAGCAGATGATTCAGATGCAAATTCCTTAAGTGAAATAGAATTAAAGACGATTGAACGGGTCAGAAATATTTACAAAAGTAAATCGAAGATAGATTGTACTGGATGTAATTATTGTGTTCCTTGCAAAAATGGCATACCTATTCCTTCAATTTTTAGCATTTACAATGAAGGTTATATATTTGATAACTTACTAGAGGCAAAAGAAAGATATCAATCTTTCATAAAGCAGGGTATAGATGCTTCTATTTGTGAGGAATGTGGGGATTGTGAAGAAGAATGCCCACAGCATATACCTATAAGATTGTTTTTAAAACAAGTAAGAAATGAATTAACTTGA